Proteins co-encoded in one Lynx canadensis isolate LIC74 chromosome C1, mLynCan4.pri.v2, whole genome shotgun sequence genomic window:
- the AMPD2 gene encoding AMP deaminase 2 isoform X2, translating to MASEARGGLGAPPLQSARSLPGPAPCLKHFPLDLRTSMDGKCKEIAEELFSRSLAESELRSAPYEFPEESPIEQLEERRQRLERQISQDVKLEPDILLRAKQDFLKTDSESDFQLFKEQSEGQGDRGLRDRDVVLEREFQRVTISGEEKCGVPFTDLLDAAKSVVRALFIREKYMALSLQSFCPTTRRYLQQLAEKPLETRTYEQGPDTPVSADAPVHPPALEQHPYEHCEPSTMPGDLGLGLRMVQGVVHVYTRRETDDHCSEMELPYPDLQEFVADVNVLMALIINGPIKSFCYRRLQYLSSKFQMHVLLNEMKELAAQKKVPHRDFYNIRKVDTHIHASSCMNQKHLLRFIKRAMKRHLEEIVHVEQGREQTLREVFESMNLTAYDLSVDTLDMHADRNTFHRFDKFNAKYNPIGESVLREIFIKTDNRVSGKYFAHIIKEVMSDLEESKYQNAELRLSIYGRSRDEWDKLASWAVKHKVHSPNVRWLVQVPRLFDVYRTKGQLANFQEMLENIFLPLFEATVHPASHPELHLFLEHVDGFDSVDDESKPENHVFNLESPLPEAWVEEDNPPYAYYLYYTFANMAMLNHLRRQRGFHTFVLRPHCGEAGPIHHLVSAFMLAENISHGLLLRKAPVLQYLYYLAQIGIAMSPLSNNSLFLSYHRNPLPEYLSRGLMVSLSTDDPLQFHFTKEPLMEEYSIATQVWKLSSCDMCELARNSVLMSGFSHKVKSHWLGPNYTKEGPEGNDIRRTNVPDIRVGYRYETLCQELALITQAVQSETLETIPEEAGITTSPGPQ from the exons ATGGCCTCAG AGGCtcggggtgggctgggggccccTCCGCTGCAGTCTGCCCGATCCCTGccaggccctgccccctgcctcaaGCACTTCCCACTCGACCTACGCACGTCTATGGATGGCAAATGCAAGGAGATCGCCGAG gAGCTGTTCAGCCGCTCCCTGGCTGAGAGCGAGCTCCGTAGTGCCCCGTACGAGTTCCCTGAGGAGAGCCCCATTGAGCAGCTGGAGGAGCGGAGGCAGCGCCTGGAGAGGCAGATCAGCCAGGATGTCAA GCTGGAGCCAGATATCCTGCTTCGGGCCAAGCAAGATTTCCTGAAGACAGACAGTGAATCAGACTTCCa GCTCTTCAAGGAGCAGAGCGAGGGGCAAGGTGACCGGGGCCTGCGGGACCGAGACGTGGTGCTAGAGCGGGAATTTCAGCGAGTCACCATCTCCGGCGAGGAGAAGTGTGGG GTGCCATTCACAGACCTGCTGGATGCAGCCAAGAGTGTGGTGCGGGCACTTTTTATCCGGGAGAAGTACATGGCCCTGTCACTGCAGAGTTTTTGCCCTACCACCCGGCGGTATCTGCAGCAGCTGGCTGAGAAGCCTCTGGAGACACGGACCTATGAGCAGGGCCCTGACACCCCTGTGTCTGCTG ATGCCCCGGTGCACCCCCCTGCGCTGGAGCAGCACCCATATGAGCACTGTGAGCCGAGCACCATGCCTGGGGACCTGGGTTTGGGTCTGCGCATGGTGCAGGGCGTGGTGCACGTCTACACCCGCAGGGAAACTGATGATCA TTGCTCAGAGATGGAGCTGCCGTACCCTGACCTGCAGGAATTTGTGGCAGATGTCAATGTGCTCATGGCCCTGATTATCAATGGCCCCAT AAAGTCCTTCTGCTACCGTCGGCTACAGTACCTGAGCTCCAAGTTCCAGATGCACGTGCTGCTCAACGAGATGAAGGAGCTGGCCGCCCAGAAGAAGGTTCCACACCGAGACTTCTACAACATCCGCAAG GTGGACACGCACATCCACGCCTCGTCCTGCATGAACCAGAAGCACCTGCTGCGCTTTATCAAACGGGCGATGAAGCGGCACCTGGAGGAGATTGTGCACGTGGAGCAGGGCCGCGAGCAGACGCTGCGGGAGGTCTTTGAGAGCATGAATCTCACTGCCTATGACCTGAGTGTGGACACGCTGGACATGCACGCG GACAGAAACACCTTCCATCGCTTTGACAAGTTCAATGCCAAATACAACCCCATTGGGGAGTCTGTCCTCCGAGAGATCTTCATCAAAACCGACAACAGGGTCTCTGGAAAGTACTTTGCCCACATTATCAAG GAGGTGATGTCAGACCTGGAGGAGAGCAAATACCAGAACGCGGAGCTGCGACTCTCCATCTACGGGCGCTCAAGGGACGAGTGGGACAAGCTGGCCAGTTGGGCCGTGAAGCACAAAGTACACTCCCCCAACGTGCGCTGGCTCGTGCAAGTGCCCCGCCTCTT TGACGTGTACCGTACCAAGGGCCAGCTGGCCAACTTCCAAGAGATGCTGGAGAACATCTTCCTGCCACTGTTTGAGGCCACTGTGCACCCTGCCAGCCACCCCGAGCTGCACCTCTTCTTGGAGCAC GTGGACGGCTTTGACAGTGTGGATGATGAGTCTAAGCCCGAGAATCACGTCTTCAACCTGGAGAGCCCTCTCCCCGAGGCTTGGGTGGAGGAGGACAATCCACCCTATGCCTACTACCTGTACTACACCTTTGCCAACATGGCCATGCTGAACCACCTGCGCAG GCAGAGGGGCTTCCACACATTTGTGCTGAGGCCGCACTGTGGGGAAGCCGGCCCCATCCACCACCTGGTGTCGGCCTTCATGCTGGCGGAGAACATCTCTCACGGGCTGCTTCTGCGTAAG GCCCCAGTCCTGCAGTACCTGTATTACCTGGCCCAGATTGGCATCGCCATGTCCCCACTCAGCAATAACAGCCTCTTCCTCAGCTATCACCGGAACCCGCTACCTGAGTACCTGTCTCGTGGTCTCATGGTCTCGCTGTCCACTGACGATCCCCTGCAGTTCCACTTCACCAAG GAGCCACTGATGGAGGAATATAGCATCGCTACCCAGGTGTGGAAGCTCAGCTCCTGCGACATGTGTGAGCTGGCACGCAACAGTGTGCTCATGAGCGGCTTCTCCCACAAG GTGAAGAGCCACTGGCTGGGACCCAACTATACCAAGGAAGGCCCTGAGGGCAATGATATCCGCCGTACGAACGTGCCGGACATCCGTGTGGGCTACCGCTATGAGACCTTGTGCCAGGAGCTGGCGCTCATCACACAGGCTGTCCAGAGTGAGACGCTGGAGACCATCCCGGAGGAGGCTGGTATCACCACAAGCCCGGGGCCTCAGTGA
- the AMPD2 gene encoding AMP deaminase 2 isoform X1, with product MWQSQAQLVRLRLPPPSPRREPWHPTHLAPAVPRPNIPLRSWPACRPPLQYQELFSRSLAESELRSAPYEFPEESPIEQLEERRQRLERQISQDVKLEPDILLRAKQDFLKTDSESDFQLFKEQSEGQGDRGLRDRDVVLEREFQRVTISGEEKCGVPFTDLLDAAKSVVRALFIREKYMALSLQSFCPTTRRYLQQLAEKPLETRTYEQGPDTPVSADAPVHPPALEQHPYEHCEPSTMPGDLGLGLRMVQGVVHVYTRRETDDHCSEMELPYPDLQEFVADVNVLMALIINGPIKSFCYRRLQYLSSKFQMHVLLNEMKELAAQKKVPHRDFYNIRKVDTHIHASSCMNQKHLLRFIKRAMKRHLEEIVHVEQGREQTLREVFESMNLTAYDLSVDTLDMHADRNTFHRFDKFNAKYNPIGESVLREIFIKTDNRVSGKYFAHIIKEVMSDLEESKYQNAELRLSIYGRSRDEWDKLASWAVKHKVHSPNVRWLVQVPRLFDVYRTKGQLANFQEMLENIFLPLFEATVHPASHPELHLFLEHVDGFDSVDDESKPENHVFNLESPLPEAWVEEDNPPYAYYLYYTFANMAMLNHLRRQRGFHTFVLRPHCGEAGPIHHLVSAFMLAENISHGLLLRKAPVLQYLYYLAQIGIAMSPLSNNSLFLSYHRNPLPEYLSRGLMVSLSTDDPLQFHFTKEPLMEEYSIATQVWKLSSCDMCELARNSVLMSGFSHKVKSHWLGPNYTKEGPEGNDIRRTNVPDIRVGYRYETLCQELALITQAVQSETLETIPEEAGITTSPGPQ from the exons atgtggcagagccaggcccaGCTGGTGCGGCTCAGACTCCCCCCGCCATCTCCGCGGCGCGAGCCATGGCATCCAACCCATCTGGCGCCGGCAGTCCCAAGGCCAAATATCCCTTTAAGAAGCTGGCCAGCCTGCAGGCCTCCTCTGCAGTACCAG gAGCTGTTCAGCCGCTCCCTGGCTGAGAGCGAGCTCCGTAGTGCCCCGTACGAGTTCCCTGAGGAGAGCCCCATTGAGCAGCTGGAGGAGCGGAGGCAGCGCCTGGAGAGGCAGATCAGCCAGGATGTCAA GCTGGAGCCAGATATCCTGCTTCGGGCCAAGCAAGATTTCCTGAAGACAGACAGTGAATCAGACTTCCa GCTCTTCAAGGAGCAGAGCGAGGGGCAAGGTGACCGGGGCCTGCGGGACCGAGACGTGGTGCTAGAGCGGGAATTTCAGCGAGTCACCATCTCCGGCGAGGAGAAGTGTGGG GTGCCATTCACAGACCTGCTGGATGCAGCCAAGAGTGTGGTGCGGGCACTTTTTATCCGGGAGAAGTACATGGCCCTGTCACTGCAGAGTTTTTGCCCTACCACCCGGCGGTATCTGCAGCAGCTGGCTGAGAAGCCTCTGGAGACACGGACCTATGAGCAGGGCCCTGACACCCCTGTGTCTGCTG ATGCCCCGGTGCACCCCCCTGCGCTGGAGCAGCACCCATATGAGCACTGTGAGCCGAGCACCATGCCTGGGGACCTGGGTTTGGGTCTGCGCATGGTGCAGGGCGTGGTGCACGTCTACACCCGCAGGGAAACTGATGATCA TTGCTCAGAGATGGAGCTGCCGTACCCTGACCTGCAGGAATTTGTGGCAGATGTCAATGTGCTCATGGCCCTGATTATCAATGGCCCCAT AAAGTCCTTCTGCTACCGTCGGCTACAGTACCTGAGCTCCAAGTTCCAGATGCACGTGCTGCTCAACGAGATGAAGGAGCTGGCCGCCCAGAAGAAGGTTCCACACCGAGACTTCTACAACATCCGCAAG GTGGACACGCACATCCACGCCTCGTCCTGCATGAACCAGAAGCACCTGCTGCGCTTTATCAAACGGGCGATGAAGCGGCACCTGGAGGAGATTGTGCACGTGGAGCAGGGCCGCGAGCAGACGCTGCGGGAGGTCTTTGAGAGCATGAATCTCACTGCCTATGACCTGAGTGTGGACACGCTGGACATGCACGCG GACAGAAACACCTTCCATCGCTTTGACAAGTTCAATGCCAAATACAACCCCATTGGGGAGTCTGTCCTCCGAGAGATCTTCATCAAAACCGACAACAGGGTCTCTGGAAAGTACTTTGCCCACATTATCAAG GAGGTGATGTCAGACCTGGAGGAGAGCAAATACCAGAACGCGGAGCTGCGACTCTCCATCTACGGGCGCTCAAGGGACGAGTGGGACAAGCTGGCCAGTTGGGCCGTGAAGCACAAAGTACACTCCCCCAACGTGCGCTGGCTCGTGCAAGTGCCCCGCCTCTT TGACGTGTACCGTACCAAGGGCCAGCTGGCCAACTTCCAAGAGATGCTGGAGAACATCTTCCTGCCACTGTTTGAGGCCACTGTGCACCCTGCCAGCCACCCCGAGCTGCACCTCTTCTTGGAGCAC GTGGACGGCTTTGACAGTGTGGATGATGAGTCTAAGCCCGAGAATCACGTCTTCAACCTGGAGAGCCCTCTCCCCGAGGCTTGGGTGGAGGAGGACAATCCACCCTATGCCTACTACCTGTACTACACCTTTGCCAACATGGCCATGCTGAACCACCTGCGCAG GCAGAGGGGCTTCCACACATTTGTGCTGAGGCCGCACTGTGGGGAAGCCGGCCCCATCCACCACCTGGTGTCGGCCTTCATGCTGGCGGAGAACATCTCTCACGGGCTGCTTCTGCGTAAG GCCCCAGTCCTGCAGTACCTGTATTACCTGGCCCAGATTGGCATCGCCATGTCCCCACTCAGCAATAACAGCCTCTTCCTCAGCTATCACCGGAACCCGCTACCTGAGTACCTGTCTCGTGGTCTCATGGTCTCGCTGTCCACTGACGATCCCCTGCAGTTCCACTTCACCAAG GAGCCACTGATGGAGGAATATAGCATCGCTACCCAGGTGTGGAAGCTCAGCTCCTGCGACATGTGTGAGCTGGCACGCAACAGTGTGCTCATGAGCGGCTTCTCCCACAAG GTGAAGAGCCACTGGCTGGGACCCAACTATACCAAGGAAGGCCCTGAGGGCAATGATATCCGCCGTACGAACGTGCCGGACATCCGTGTGGGCTACCGCTATGAGACCTTGTGCCAGGAGCTGGCGCTCATCACACAGGCTGTCCAGAGTGAGACGCTGGAGACCATCCCGGAGGAGGCTGGTATCACCACAAGCCCGGGGCCTCAGTGA
- the AMPD2 gene encoding AMP deaminase 2 isoform X3, translating into MASNPSGAGSPKAKYPFKKLASLQASSAVPEARGGLGAPPLQSARSLPGPAPCLKHFPLDLRTSMDGKCKEIAEELFSRSLAESELRSAPYEFPEESPIEQLEERRQRLERQISQDVKLEPDILLRAKQDFLKTDSESDFQLFKEQSEGQGDRGLRDRDVVLEREFQRVTISGEEKCGVPFTDLLDAAKSVVRALFIREKYMALSLQSFCPTTRRYLQQLAEKPLETRTYEQGPDTPVSADAPVHPPALEQHPYEHCEPSTMPGDLGLGLRMVQGVVHVYTRRETDDHCSEMELPYPDLQEFVADVNVLMALIINGPIKSFCYRRLQYLSSKFQMHVLLNEMKELAAQKKVPHRDFYNIRKVDTHIHASSCMNQKHLLRFIKRAMKRHLEEIVHVEQGREQTLREVFESMNLTAYDLSVDTLDMHADRNTFHRFDKFNAKYNPIGESVLREIFIKTDNRVSGKYFAHIIKEVMSDLEESKYQNAELRLSIYGRSRDEWDKLASWAVKHKVHSPNVRWLVQVPRLFDVYRTKGQLANFQEMLENIFLPLFEATVHPASHPELHLFLEHVDGFDSVDDESKPENHVFNLESPLPEAWVEEDNPPYAYYLYYTFANMAMLNHLRRQRGFHTFVLRPHCGEAGPIHHLVSAFMLAENISHGLLLRKAPVLQYLYYLAQIGIAMSPLSNNSLFLSYHRNPLPEYLSRGLMVSLSTDDPLQFHFTKEPLMEEYSIATQVWKLSSCDMCELARNSVLMSGFSHKVKSHWLGPNYTKEGPEGNDIRRTNVPDIRVGYRYETLCQELALITQAVQSETLETIPEEAGITTSPGPQ; encoded by the exons ATGGCATCCAACCCATCTGGCGCCGGCAGTCCCAAGGCCAAATATCCCTTTAAGAAGCTGGCCAGCCTGCAGGCCTCCTCTGCAGTACCAG AGGCtcggggtgggctgggggccccTCCGCTGCAGTCTGCCCGATCCCTGccaggccctgccccctgcctcaaGCACTTCCCACTCGACCTACGCACGTCTATGGATGGCAAATGCAAGGAGATCGCCGAG gAGCTGTTCAGCCGCTCCCTGGCTGAGAGCGAGCTCCGTAGTGCCCCGTACGAGTTCCCTGAGGAGAGCCCCATTGAGCAGCTGGAGGAGCGGAGGCAGCGCCTGGAGAGGCAGATCAGCCAGGATGTCAA GCTGGAGCCAGATATCCTGCTTCGGGCCAAGCAAGATTTCCTGAAGACAGACAGTGAATCAGACTTCCa GCTCTTCAAGGAGCAGAGCGAGGGGCAAGGTGACCGGGGCCTGCGGGACCGAGACGTGGTGCTAGAGCGGGAATTTCAGCGAGTCACCATCTCCGGCGAGGAGAAGTGTGGG GTGCCATTCACAGACCTGCTGGATGCAGCCAAGAGTGTGGTGCGGGCACTTTTTATCCGGGAGAAGTACATGGCCCTGTCACTGCAGAGTTTTTGCCCTACCACCCGGCGGTATCTGCAGCAGCTGGCTGAGAAGCCTCTGGAGACACGGACCTATGAGCAGGGCCCTGACACCCCTGTGTCTGCTG ATGCCCCGGTGCACCCCCCTGCGCTGGAGCAGCACCCATATGAGCACTGTGAGCCGAGCACCATGCCTGGGGACCTGGGTTTGGGTCTGCGCATGGTGCAGGGCGTGGTGCACGTCTACACCCGCAGGGAAACTGATGATCA TTGCTCAGAGATGGAGCTGCCGTACCCTGACCTGCAGGAATTTGTGGCAGATGTCAATGTGCTCATGGCCCTGATTATCAATGGCCCCAT AAAGTCCTTCTGCTACCGTCGGCTACAGTACCTGAGCTCCAAGTTCCAGATGCACGTGCTGCTCAACGAGATGAAGGAGCTGGCCGCCCAGAAGAAGGTTCCACACCGAGACTTCTACAACATCCGCAAG GTGGACACGCACATCCACGCCTCGTCCTGCATGAACCAGAAGCACCTGCTGCGCTTTATCAAACGGGCGATGAAGCGGCACCTGGAGGAGATTGTGCACGTGGAGCAGGGCCGCGAGCAGACGCTGCGGGAGGTCTTTGAGAGCATGAATCTCACTGCCTATGACCTGAGTGTGGACACGCTGGACATGCACGCG GACAGAAACACCTTCCATCGCTTTGACAAGTTCAATGCCAAATACAACCCCATTGGGGAGTCTGTCCTCCGAGAGATCTTCATCAAAACCGACAACAGGGTCTCTGGAAAGTACTTTGCCCACATTATCAAG GAGGTGATGTCAGACCTGGAGGAGAGCAAATACCAGAACGCGGAGCTGCGACTCTCCATCTACGGGCGCTCAAGGGACGAGTGGGACAAGCTGGCCAGTTGGGCCGTGAAGCACAAAGTACACTCCCCCAACGTGCGCTGGCTCGTGCAAGTGCCCCGCCTCTT TGACGTGTACCGTACCAAGGGCCAGCTGGCCAACTTCCAAGAGATGCTGGAGAACATCTTCCTGCCACTGTTTGAGGCCACTGTGCACCCTGCCAGCCACCCCGAGCTGCACCTCTTCTTGGAGCAC GTGGACGGCTTTGACAGTGTGGATGATGAGTCTAAGCCCGAGAATCACGTCTTCAACCTGGAGAGCCCTCTCCCCGAGGCTTGGGTGGAGGAGGACAATCCACCCTATGCCTACTACCTGTACTACACCTTTGCCAACATGGCCATGCTGAACCACCTGCGCAG GCAGAGGGGCTTCCACACATTTGTGCTGAGGCCGCACTGTGGGGAAGCCGGCCCCATCCACCACCTGGTGTCGGCCTTCATGCTGGCGGAGAACATCTCTCACGGGCTGCTTCTGCGTAAG GCCCCAGTCCTGCAGTACCTGTATTACCTGGCCCAGATTGGCATCGCCATGTCCCCACTCAGCAATAACAGCCTCTTCCTCAGCTATCACCGGAACCCGCTACCTGAGTACCTGTCTCGTGGTCTCATGGTCTCGCTGTCCACTGACGATCCCCTGCAGTTCCACTTCACCAAG GAGCCACTGATGGAGGAATATAGCATCGCTACCCAGGTGTGGAAGCTCAGCTCCTGCGACATGTGTGAGCTGGCACGCAACAGTGTGCTCATGAGCGGCTTCTCCCACAAG GTGAAGAGCCACTGGCTGGGACCCAACTATACCAAGGAAGGCCCTGAGGGCAATGATATCCGCCGTACGAACGTGCCGGACATCCGTGTGGGCTACCGCTATGAGACCTTGTGCCAGGAGCTGGCGCTCATCACACAGGCTGTCCAGAGTGAGACGCTGGAGACCATCCCGGAGGAGGCTGGTATCACCACAAGCCCGGGGCCTCAGTGA